The Nerophis ophidion isolate RoL-2023_Sa linkage group LG07, RoL_Noph_v1.0, whole genome shotgun sequence genome contains a region encoding:
- the sorbs3 gene encoding vinexin isoform X4, whose amino-acid sequence MQSQRRLEAVGCPNGFSREPGGPSGQHILNSPDLTQEVVISPGLPTPPLSPFRSARVASGEFKASELNGSGLTSPSFGSYYGPSHPHGDLTNGMNSPTREERLIKFSGIGPVDETGMPIASRSSVNKPRDWYKSMFRQIHKKPEDSDLEDSESWTTRRLSANTEDEDADKHLFKLTPHGALPDWSQDVSELSDPGKQQRKPRSIFDFEPGKEVSSVGLKQNPVSPQTQPEKSPSVEEARTRDTTAAAKKGTTKYSNPSAPKQPIHHSVGPSPAFTHTFVDRLSGANDTMERSPKKEEKKMKAARAKFNFQAQSQKELTLHRGDIVYIHRQVDANWFEGEHHGRAGIFPTTYVEVLPPSEKPTPIKTPNLQVLDYGEAVALYTFNADLPVELSFRKGEVISITRCVDDKWLEGRISGTNRSGIFPASYVQVNKMPRTKYTTDDYSAGQLSPLSPGPQSPGRPLHSPCLQSPLSPSSPISVSPTQTHSPLKSSSPLPYGAASQPRSPALCKETANRWSPGSSKPSSPANHNCASPSAQSPASARSTGEPTVNTSRFNDLSQGALSNPHPNSLPPAQVPNADGSTVVQQQPYKAVYNYKPQNADELELREGDIVQVMEKCDDGWFVGTSERTHAFGTFPGNYVSPV is encoded by the exons ATGCAGTCGCAG CGACGTCTTGAAGCGGTTGGCTGTCCAAATGGCTTTTCCAGGGAGCCCGGGGGTCCTTCTGGTCAGCACATCCTAAATTCTCCAGATCTGACCCAAGAGGTGGTCATCTCCCCTGGACTGCCTACTCCTCCCCTGAGCCCCTTCCGCTCTGCCAGAGTTGCATCTGGAGAGTTTAAG GCGTCAGAGCTCAATGGAAGTGGACTAACGTCTCCAAGTTTTGGATCATACTATGGCCCCTCACATCCACATG GGGACCTCACCAATGGGATGAATTCACCCACGAGGGAGGAACGGCTCATCAAATTCTCAGGAATTGGCCCAGTGGATGAAACAGGGATGCCCATTGCCTCCAGATCA AGTGTAAACAAGCCAAGGGATTGGTACAAGAGCATGTTCAGACAAATTCACAAGAAGCCAGAGG ACTCTGATTTGGAGGATTCAGAGAGCTGGACCACTAGAC GCCTGTCTGCTAACACAGAGGATGAAGACGCAGACAAGCACCTCTTCAAACTAACGCCACATGGAGCCTTGCCAGACTG GAGCCAGGATGTCAGCGAGCTGTCAGACCCAGGAAAGCAGCAACGTAAACCTAGGAGCATATTCGACTTCGAGCCCGGAAAAGAGGTCTCCTCTGTAGGCCTCAAGCAG AACCCGGTGTCCCCACAAACACAGCCCGAGAAGTCCCCATCTGTTGAG GAGGCCAGGACCAGGGACACCACTGCCGCTGCAAAGAAAGGAACCACAAAATACAG CAACCCATCAGCACCAAAGCAACCCATCCATCACTCTGTTGGCCCTTCACCAGCCTTCACTCATACATTTG TAGATCGACTTTCTGGTGCAAATGATACAATGGAGCGTTCGCCTAAGAAAGAAGAGAAGAAG ATGAAAGCAGCACGGGCCAAATTTAATTTCCAGGCTCAGTCACAAAA GGAGCTCACACTGCACAGAGGCGACATTGTTTACATCCACAGACAAGTGGACGCCAACTGGTTTGAAGGAGAACATCACGGCAGAGCGGGCATCTTCCCCACCACCTATGTGGAG GTTCTTCCGCCGTCAGAGAAGCCAACACCGATAAAGACCCCCAATTTACAGGTGCTAGACTATGGCGAAGCAGTGGCGTTGTATACTTTCAATGCCGACCTTCCAGTTGAACTTTCTTTTCGGAAA GGAGAAGTAATAAGTATAACCAGATGTGTGGATGACAAATGGCTGGAGGGGAGGATCTCAGGGACCAACCGGAGTGGCATCTTCCCCGCCAGCTACGTGCAGGTCAACAAGATGCCCCGCACCAAATACACCACGGATGACTACTCAGCAGGCCAATTGTCTCCTCTGTCCCCCGGACCGCAGAGTCCAGGACGTCCGCTCCACTCGCCTTGTCTGCAGTCACCTCTGTCCCCTTCCAGTCCCATCTCTGTCAGCCCCACACAAACTCACTCCCCCCTGAAGTCATCTTCACCTCTACCTTATGGTGCTGCTTCTCAGCCACGCTCTCCTGCGTTGTGCAAAGAAACAGCCAATCGATGGTCTCCCGGTTCCTCCAAACCTTCTTCCCCTGCCAATCACAACTGTGCGTCACCTTCTGCTCAGTCACCAGCTTCTGCACGAAGCACAGGAGAGCCAACAGTAAACACTTCCAGATTTAATGATCTCTCGCAG GGCGCTCTGTCCAATCCTCATCCCAACTCACTCCCACCTGCCCAGGTGCCAAACGCTGACGGTTCCACTGTGGTGCAACAACAACC ATACAAAGCAGTGTACAATTACAAACCCCAGAATGCTGATGAGTTGGAGCTCAGGGAAGGCGACATTGTACAAGTGATGGAGAAATGTGATGATGGCTGGTTTGTAG